A window of the Brassica oleracea var. oleracea cultivar TO1000 chromosome C1, BOL, whole genome shotgun sequence genome harbors these coding sequences:
- the LOC106297325 gene encoding probable small nuclear ribonucleoprotein G, translated as MSRSGQPPDLKKYMDKKLQIKLNANRMVVGTLRGFDQFMNLVVDNTVEVNGDDKTDIGMVVIRGNSIVTVEALEPVGRS; from the exons ATGAGCCGATCAGGCCAGCCTCCGGATCTCAAGAA GTACATGGACAAGAAACTCCAAA TTAAGCTTAATGCAAACAGAATGGTAGTTGGAACTCTCCGTGGGTTTGACCAGTTCATGAATCTTGTTGTCGATAACACCGTTGAAGTTAATGGTGATGACAAAACTGACATTGGCATGGTG GTGATAAGAGGAAACAGCATTGTCACTGTTGAAGCTCTTGAACCAGTTGGAAGATCTTAG
- the LOC106325967 gene encoding rho GTPase-activating protein 4-like, which produces MAKVLNSSQSCRFPSPSSSSSSTSCGGNDGNRDPHSLFNISREEEEEEEERSEKEEERFELSSALEILVSAIRRSVIGGCVGEEDLCSMEIGVPSDVRHVAHVTFDRFHGFLGLPVEFEPEVPRRAPSASATVFGVSTESMQLSYDTRGNIVPTILLMMQSHLYSRGGLQVEGIFRINGENAQEEYIREELNKGVIPDNIDVHCLASLIKAWFRELPTGVLDSLSPEQVMESETEDECADLVKLLPPTEASLLDWSINLMADVVEMEHINKMNARNIAMVFAPNMTQMLDPLTALMYAVKVMNFLKTLIVKTLKERKESRGRLVPESNPGPRDHNGDQSSRQLLHLMKANEEEAVVDTFEVEMKDKEESSELQELVGLKSSLIKSCQYNKGGFGEKQNGWEEERKMKRTMSNASSIMGRGNYRVELFEAWR; this is translated from the exons ATGGCGAAAGTACTAAACTCGAGCCAATCATGTCGTTTCCCTTCACCTTCAAGCTCCTCCTCTTCTACATCATGCGGAGGCAATGATGGTAACAGAGACCCACATTCTCTTTTTAACATTTCTCGCGAGGAAGAGGAAGAGGAAGAAGAGAGAAGCGAGAAAGAGGAAGAAAGATTCGAGCTTTCGTCTGCATTGGAGATTCTCGTCTCTGCAATCAGAAGGTCTGTGATTGGTGGGTGTGTTGGTGAAGAGGATCTTTGTTCAATGGAGATTGGTGTCCCCTCAGATGTTAGACATGTTGCTCATGTTACCTTTGATCGTTTCCATGGCTTCCTTGGCTTGCCTGTTGAGTTTGAACCTGAAGTCCCTAGACGAGCTCCTAGTGCAAG TGCAACGGTGTTTGGAGTCTCAACTGAGTCAATGCAGCTATCTTATGATACTAGAGGAAACATTGTGCCTACAATACTCTTGATGATGCAGAGTCACTTGTACAGTAGAGGCGGCTTGCAG GTAGAAGGAATATTCAGAATTAATGGTGAGAATGCTCAAGAGGAGTACATAAGAGAAGAGTTGAACAAAGGTGTTATACCAGATAACATTGATGTTCATTGCTTGGCAAGTCTCATTAAG GCTTGGTTTAGGGAACTTCCAACTGGTGTGCTGGACTCACTCTCCCCAGAGCAAGTCATGGAGTCTGAAACTGAAGATGAGTGTGCGGACCTTGTGAAGCTTCTCCCTCCAACAGAAGCTTCTCTGTTAGATTGGTCAATCAACCTGATGGCAGATGTTGTGGAAATGGAACATATAAACAAGATGAATGCTCGAAACATCGCTATGGTTTTCGCACCCAACATGACTCAGATGCTGGATCCGTTGACGGCTCTGATGTATGCTGTGAAAGTCATGAACTTTCTGAAGACACTAATAGTGAAAACACTTAAAGAACGTAAAGAATCTCGAGGTAGGCTGGTTCCGGAATCGAACCCGGGTCCTCGGGACCATAATGGTGATCAGAGCAGCAGGCAGTTGTTGCATCTCATGAAAGCTAACGAGGAGGAAGCTGTAGTAGATACCTTTGAGGTGGAAATGAAAGATAAAGAAGAGTCTTCAGAACTTCAAGAACTTGTTGGCTTGAAGTCTTCTCTGATTAAGAGCTGTCAGTATAACAAAGGAGGGTTTGGAGAGAAACAGAATGGTTGGGAGGAGGAGAGGAAGATGAAGAGGACAATGTCGAATGCGAGTAGTATTATGGGACGTGGGAATTACAGAGTTGAGCTGTTCGAAGCTTGGCGGTGA
- the LOC106322709 gene encoding transcription factor GAMYB-like isoform X2, protein MSYTMVTDESDDAMYSSIYNESPSAADNIGSGCTSRGKGSVLKKGPWTSTEDGILIDYVKRHGEGNWNTVQKHTSLARCGKSCRLRWANHLRPNLKKGAFSKEEEQLIVEMHARMGNKWAQMAEHLPGRTDNEIKNYWNTRIKRRQRAGLPLYPPGTHVEDLHWSQEYHPSTSNVTGVDRRRHQDILQLANSKANVLFDDLNFANVLFEDLNFATSLLPVASHISDMFSCNMLGTGASSSSRYESYTPPILPSPKQLGGSGSLFNIRQEFQSPQKNPRSCSISDHPMYGNHHQSDVMIQDSHHTFTDGMVPTSKPLFGAVKLELPSFQYSEASGFDQWKTTTPSPPQSDLLDSVDTYIQSPPPLEIDEPDCFSSCDTGLLDMLLHEAKIKASAKHSFSSTACITDGTQDVPRGGETHNITSGAGGNSSVVKTEELDQVWEPKRADVVRPDVLLASSWQDQQGRFGIVRDSSSLSDALALLLGG, encoded by the exons ATGAGTTACACGATGGTGACGGATGAGAGTGATGATGCTATGTACTCAAGCATCTACAACGAGTCACCATCTGCTGCTGATAATATTGGCAGTGGCTGTACAAGCAGAGGGAAAGGAAGTGTCTTGAAGAAAGGGCCGTGGACCTCAACCGAAGACGGGATTTTGATTGATTATGTCAAGAGGCACGGCGAGGGTAACTGGAACACTGTGCAGAAACACACGAGCCTTGCACGTTGTGGTAAAAGCTGTCGTCTCAGGTGGGCTAATCATCTGAGGCCGAATTTGAAGAAAGGAGCGTTTAGCAAAGAAGAAGAACAGCTCATCGTTGAAATGCACGCTAGGATGGGGAATAAATGGGCACAGATGGCTGAACAT TTGCCTGGTCGAACAGATAATGAGATAAAGAATTATTGGAACACGCGTATCAAGAGGCGGCAACGAGCAGGCTTACCACTTTACCCTCCTGGAACCCATGTTGAAGACCTGCACTGGAGTCAAGAGTATCATCCATCAACGAGTAATGTCACCGGAGTAGATAGAAGAAGACATCAAGACATCTTGCAGTTGGCAAACTCCAAAGCTAATGTTCTGTTTGACGATCTAAACTTTGCTAACGTCCTCTTTGAGGATCTAAATTTTGCTACTAGCTTGTTACCTGTAGCTTCTCACATATCAGATATGTTCTCATGCAACATGCTAGGCACTGGTGCAAGTAGTAGCTCTCGGTACGAAAGCTACACGCCACCAATCTTGCCTTCCCCGAAGCAACTCGGAGGATCTGGATCTCTGTTTAACATAAGGCAAGAGTTCCAATCTCCACAAAAGAATCCAAGATCTTGCAGTATCTCTGATCATCCTATGTATGGAAATCATCATCAGTCCGATGTGATGATTCAAGATAGCCATCATACCTTTACGGATGGCATGGTTCCTACTTCTAAGCCCTTGTTTGGGGCAGTGAAGCTGGAGCTCCCTTCATTCCAATATTCAGAAGCTAGTGGATTTGATCAGTGGAAGACGACGACACCGTCACCTCCACAATCAGATCTACTGGACTCTGTTGATACTTATATTCAGTCTCCACCACCGTTGGAGATAGATGAGCCAGATTGTTTCTCTTCATGCGACACCGGCCTACTAGATATGCTACTCCATGAAGCCAAGATCAAAGCTAGTGCGAAGCACAGTTTCAGTTCAACTGCTTGTATAACCGATGGTACTCAGGATGTACCACGTGGAGGTGAAACCCATAATATCACATCAGGTGCAGGTGGAAATTCATCAG TTGTGAAGACGGAAGAGTTGGATCAGGTATGGGAACCAAAGAGAGCTGATGTAGTACGGCCTGATGTTTTACTGGCGTCGAGCTGGCAAGACCAACAAGGCCGTTTTGGGATTGTTAGAGACTCAAGCAGCTTGAGTGACGCCCTTGCGCTTCTTCTTGGTGGGTGA
- the LOC106322709 gene encoding transcription factor GAMYB-like isoform X1, with protein MSYTMVTDESDDAMYSSIYNESPSAADNIGSGCTSRGKGSVLKKGPWTSTEDGILIDYVKRHGEGNWNTVQKHTSLARCGKSCRLRWANHLRPNLKKGAFSKEEEQLIVEMHARMGNKWAQMAEHLPGRTDNEIKNYWNTRIKRRQRAGLPLYPPGTHVEDLHWSQEYHPSTSNVTGVDRRRHQDILQLANSKANVLFDDLNFANVLFEDLNFATSLLPVASHISDMFSCNMLGTGASSSSRYESYTPPILPSPKQLGGSGSLFNIRQEFQSPQKNPRSCSISDHPMYGNHHQSDVMIQDSHHTFTDGMVPTSKPLFGAVKLELPSFQYSEASGFDQWKTTTPSPPQSDLLDSVDTYIQSPPPLEIDEPDCFSSCDTGLLDMLLHEAKIKASAKHSFSSTACITDGTQDVPRGGETHNITSGAGGNSSAFAVVKTEELDQVWEPKRADVVRPDVLLASSWQDQQGRFGIVRDSSSLSDALALLLGG; from the exons ATGAGTTACACGATGGTGACGGATGAGAGTGATGATGCTATGTACTCAAGCATCTACAACGAGTCACCATCTGCTGCTGATAATATTGGCAGTGGCTGTACAAGCAGAGGGAAAGGAAGTGTCTTGAAGAAAGGGCCGTGGACCTCAACCGAAGACGGGATTTTGATTGATTATGTCAAGAGGCACGGCGAGGGTAACTGGAACACTGTGCAGAAACACACGAGCCTTGCACGTTGTGGTAAAAGCTGTCGTCTCAGGTGGGCTAATCATCTGAGGCCGAATTTGAAGAAAGGAGCGTTTAGCAAAGAAGAAGAACAGCTCATCGTTGAAATGCACGCTAGGATGGGGAATAAATGGGCACAGATGGCTGAACAT TTGCCTGGTCGAACAGATAATGAGATAAAGAATTATTGGAACACGCGTATCAAGAGGCGGCAACGAGCAGGCTTACCACTTTACCCTCCTGGAACCCATGTTGAAGACCTGCACTGGAGTCAAGAGTATCATCCATCAACGAGTAATGTCACCGGAGTAGATAGAAGAAGACATCAAGACATCTTGCAGTTGGCAAACTCCAAAGCTAATGTTCTGTTTGACGATCTAAACTTTGCTAACGTCCTCTTTGAGGATCTAAATTTTGCTACTAGCTTGTTACCTGTAGCTTCTCACATATCAGATATGTTCTCATGCAACATGCTAGGCACTGGTGCAAGTAGTAGCTCTCGGTACGAAAGCTACACGCCACCAATCTTGCCTTCCCCGAAGCAACTCGGAGGATCTGGATCTCTGTTTAACATAAGGCAAGAGTTCCAATCTCCACAAAAGAATCCAAGATCTTGCAGTATCTCTGATCATCCTATGTATGGAAATCATCATCAGTCCGATGTGATGATTCAAGATAGCCATCATACCTTTACGGATGGCATGGTTCCTACTTCTAAGCCCTTGTTTGGGGCAGTGAAGCTGGAGCTCCCTTCATTCCAATATTCAGAAGCTAGTGGATTTGATCAGTGGAAGACGACGACACCGTCACCTCCACAATCAGATCTACTGGACTCTGTTGATACTTATATTCAGTCTCCACCACCGTTGGAGATAGATGAGCCAGATTGTTTCTCTTCATGCGACACCGGCCTACTAGATATGCTACTCCATGAAGCCAAGATCAAAGCTAGTGCGAAGCACAGTTTCAGTTCAACTGCTTGTATAACCGATGGTACTCAGGATGTACCACGTGGAGGTGAAACCCATAATATCACATCAGGTGCAGGTGGAAATTCATCAG CTTTTGCAGTTGTGAAGACGGAAGAGTTGGATCAGGTATGGGAACCAAAGAGAGCTGATGTAGTACGGCCTGATGTTTTACTGGCGTCGAGCTGGCAAGACCAACAAGGCCGTTTTGGGATTGTTAGAGACTCAAGCAGCTTGAGTGACGCCCTTGCGCTTCTTCTTGGTGGGTGA